In Dyadobacter sp. NIV53, a single window of DNA contains:
- a CDS encoding circadian clock KaiB family protein yields MEQNTEIASGNDPDDNSHPYVLRLFVKGASTNSLKAINNIKEVCEKYLSGNYSLEIIDVHQQKSIAEKENIIALPLLIKSFPYPERRMVGDMSDTPRVLKGLGISN; encoded by the coding sequence ATGGAGCAAAATACAGAGATAGCGTCGGGCAACGATCCGGATGATAACAGTCATCCGTATGTCTTACGTTTATTTGTGAAGGGCGCTTCAACAAATTCTCTTAAGGCAATTAATAACATTAAAGAAGTATGTGAGAAATACCTGAGCGGTAATTATTCTCTTGAAATAATAGATGTTCACCAGCAAAAATCAATTGCTGAAAAAGAAAATATTATTGCTTTGCCCTTACTGATTAAAAGTTTTCCTTATCCGGAACGAAGAATGGTTGGCGATATGTCAGACACGCCAAGAGTGCTTAAAGGACTAGG
- a CDS encoding circadian clock KaiB family protein, with the protein MQDSSEIWELRLYVAGKTVKSVTALTNLKRYCEEHLKDKYIIEVIDLLVEPQLAEGDQIFAIPTLVKKVPEPIRKIIGDLSNEEKVLVGLNIRPAKI; encoded by the coding sequence ATGCAGGATAGTAGTGAAATATGGGAATTGAGATTGTATGTTGCTGGTAAAACTGTCAAATCAGTTACAGCGCTTACAAATCTTAAAAGATATTGCGAGGAACATTTAAAGGACAAATATATTATTGAAGTTATTGACCTGCTTGTAGAACCTCAACTGGCAGAAGGAGATCAGATTTTTGCGATCCCAACCTTGGTTAAGAAAGTTCCCGAGCCCATAAGGAAAATAATTGGCGATTTATCAAACGAAGAAAAAGTACTTGTAGGATTAAACATTCGTCCTGCAAAAATATAA